The following DNA comes from bacterium.
ATGCGGTCCGACAGGCGCGTCCCGAGCGTGACTTTCGCCGAGACGCGGTTGTCGTCCCGGACGACCGGCTCGAGCTGGAGCACCTCCAGGCCCATCGAGCTGCGCGCCTCGTCGCCGAGGGCGTTGACGAGCGGCTCCGTCGTGAAGACGGCGGCGCCGACGCTCGAGGAGAGCCCGCCGCCGCGCGAGAGCCCCTTGCGGGTCTCGCCGATCGTCAGGAGCGCCACCAGGTCGTCCTGGCTCATCGCAGGCAGCGAGACGAGGTGGTAGGAGGGGTCGTTGAGCGGGCCCTCCATCAGGAAGAGGATCTGCGTCTCGCCCACGCTCGTCGAGGCCTGCACGTCCAGGACGGGGACCTTGGCCGGAGGCACGAAGCGCAGCGAGCCGCTCTCGAGCTGGAACTGGCGCGAGAGGTAGAAGGCCTCGCCCCTGATGGCCGTGATCTCGCCGCGCACCACGGGCGAACCGAGGGTCCCGCCGACGTCCAGCGCCACCGCCGCCTCGATCTTGGCCATCTTGTTGGCGATCCAGACGTTGTCGGTGGCGCGCACCTTGATGTCGAGCGCCAGCCGCGAGAGGTCGGCGCCGGCATCCGGGCGCGCTCCGCCCGCGCCGTCGTCGCCGCGCGTCGAGACGAGCGCGGGCGGCTTCTCGGTGAACTCGCGCAGGTAGCGCGCCTTGAGGACGCGCACCTCGCCGGCGAGCGTCAGCGCCCCCAGCTCGCCCTGAAGCGCCAGCCGCAGGTCGGCCTGCGCCTTGAGCCCGTCGGCGAGCTCGACGACGATGCCGTCGCCGCGCAGCTCGAGGCCGACGCGGCCGGGCGCGCTCCAGACGAGCGAGCCCGAGAGCGCCACCCTGCCGCCGCCAGTCTGTCCCGTGAGCTCGATCGACTCGATCCGGTCCGCGCCCAGCTGCAGCCGGCCGTTGACGCCCGTGACCTTCGCGGGGAGCTGGCGCACGAACAGCTCCGCGTCGACGACCTCGACGCTGCCGGAGATGGCGGGGGACGCGATGGGGCCGGAGAGCCCGAGCCGCACCTGCACCTGGCCGCGCATCTCCCGGGCCGCCGGCACGCGCCCGCGGAAAAGCGCCAGGTCCAGCCGCCCCTCCACCCGCGCGTCCACCGTGCCCGCGTCGAGCGCGTAGCTCCCGCTGCCCCGGAAGGCGCCGCCGCCGATCGTCCCGGCCAGGTCCACCGCCCGCAGGGTGCGCCCCTGCAGCTCGACCCGCCCGGTCACCCGTTCGAGCGGCTCGGGCAGCGCGCGGACCTTGACGAACGCCTCGCGCACCGCCAGGCTCCCCTCGGGGGCCGGCGCCTCCCAGGGGCCGCGGAGGGTCAGCTGCAGATCCCCCGTGCCGTCGACCTCCTCGAGCTCCGGCCAGTACTCGGCGAAGAACGCCAGGTCCACCGCGCCCTCCGCGCGCAGGTCCCACCCCGACTGCGGGTGCCCGGTGCCCGAGAGATCGAGGCGGTACTGGTCGCCCGCGAGGCGGAAGTCCTCCAGCCGCAGCCCGCCGTCGCGCCAGGAGACGCGCACCGGCGCGCGGTTCTGCAGGGTCTGGCCCGAGGCCTGGAGCCAGAGGGTGTCCAGCACCAGGTCGGCGGAAACCGACTCGGGCTCGCGCAGCCGCCCGTGCGCGACGACGCGGCCCGCCGCCAGGAACGACGCCCCGCCGACGAGCCGCGCGAGCCCCGGCGGCAGCGCGGCCGTGCCGGAGCGGACGAGCTCGGGCGCCAGCTG
Coding sequences within:
- a CDS encoding translocation/assembly module TamB domain-containing protein; translated protein: LSAAALTLAECSFAWPGGRGGAQGRVELASGALALESTLEDLSLQEGARLLDAGVEQFAGRLAATLSVRGTLAEPVAAGRITGKDLRFRKAIVDTASASFAYAARRLRVESLRLRRGATELAFNGELREGRTLAGEFESAAFDAADVVPGSSLDLRGSLRGRVSGPLEALELQGSLRASQLRYGGLDFRGGELEVDYRGGKAVLTGWVGTQENRLRAVVEPHQGWRFESDLELRQLAPELVRSGTAALPPGLARLVGGASFLAAGRVVAHGRLREPESVSADLVLDTLWLQASGQTLQNRAPVRVSWRDGGLRLEDFRLAGDQYRLDLSGTGHPQSGWDLRAEGAVDLAFFAEYWPELEEVDGTGDLQLTLRGPWEAPAPEGSLAVREAFVKVRALPEPLERVTGRVELQGRTLRAVDLAGTIGGGAFRGSGSYALDAGTVDARVEGRLDLALFRGRVPAAREMRGQVQVRLGLSGPIASPAISGSVEVVDAELFVRQLPAKVTGVNGRLQLGADRIESIELTGQTGGGRVALSGSLVWSAPGRVGLELRGDGIVVELADGLKAQADLRLALQGELGALTLAGEVRVLKARYLREFTEKPPALVSTRGDDGAGGARPDAGADLSRLALDIKVRATDNVWIANKMAKIEAAVALDVGGTLGSPVVRGEITAIRGEAFYLSRQFQLESGSLRFVPPAKVPVLDVQASTSVGETQILFLMEGPLNDPSYHLVSLPAMSQDDLVALLTIGETRKGLSRGGGLSSSVGAAVFTTEPLVNALGDEARSSMGLEVLQLEPVVRDDNRVSAKVTLGTRLSDRMFVSYSQNLGATEDQQVLVQYYVLDYLSLWGQELRQGIYSLDVVFRYTLW